ACTTTGGGTTATTAAAAGTGTGTTTTCAAGTGATTTTAAAAAACACAAATGCGGTTTTAACGATTTTAAAATCATTGTATTTATCAGTGTTTTGTTTGCATTTGGTACTTAGACTTGAAGATCTAtacattttacattttttcATTCACAATATGGTCGGTTCCAATTTTCCGCactaatatatattaattaatttaaaattaattttagtagTGATGCAAAAATAGAGACATTTAATTaatgatatttattttaaattaattaataaacattTAACGATAAAGATTAACAAGTGGgtatttagttttaaaaaatagatcGTAAATATAACTCTCGAAACTAGTGAATCAAATTGATAGAAAGACTCCCTAACATTCTTTTAGTTCCCAATTATCACAAGGTGAAAGTCAAGAGAAAAATCCTCCAGAGCAACTATCTATTTTTGTGCATTCTACCAAATTGTTAAATCCATCAAAATCTACTATATGATAAATtatacttattttatttttgttatctGTGTGATACGAAACAAATGCATCAAAGTATtattcaaatcaaagaaaaatatttaggtGTTATTCCAAATAACATCTATTTTTTATCTTTACGCATCTCACCAAACTGTtcaatagtaaaaaaaaaaaaacttctacTCTTTTTAGGTATTTGCATTGAATTACAATTTAGAAACAACAATTAAGTGGATAGTCAtgacattttttaaagaaattacaaatataacaaatttgaTAGGCTCCTTTGAACTATAAGACAGACTCATGATTGAGGCAACTATATTCTAATTATAAGTAAGTatgatatataaaaaaatagaattgacgaacaaaattaaaattgatcaAATTGAAGTCAGTTAGAGAAGATGCGAAGTTCAACTAATGTCATTTTGGAATAAATTCaaatcgattttttttcaaaaaaatttcaaagagTAACATTTAACAAAATTGACCGACCGACTAGTACTCTTCAAAGGTCGGAGTCGATTTGAATATTTACTAAATTGATCATAAAACATTCGACGACAGTTTGGTTGAAAAACAAATCAATGCACACCCCTAGGAGTGCACATAAGCCAAGTTGGGGGTATTAATCATGGACTCGGGTTGACAAAAATTGAACGCCGACCCAACCCAACCTATAATTTTTGGTTTGGGTCACCGGGttgctttttttttcctctctctttcataatttatatagttttttcattatttcttttttcttaaaaggtCGTATGTCCTAAAAAAACATACAAATGTCAATTAAGCTAAGTTTATATTGACATTTTTTTAGTGTTTACTATCAAATACATGAAACCTAAGTTACTTAAAATCCAAGTCTACATTCATATTCTTTCTAAAGCATTCAATACAAAATTTAAGTGATCTACATTCAAATtcattcaataataataataacaataataaaatcaaattaggtCGACCTAATTACTAAAACTTATAATCCAACTCaatccaatatatatatatttctaaattttacaAACCAATCCAATCCTTACGATTTGAGTTGAGTTATCGATTTTTTAGAAGCTCCCGCCAATAACTAGACACTAAGGAGGAGTTATTATTGTTTTgagttaacttgtacagttgattataatagtttgtttACGTGTATATATCATTTTAGtttgaattataataaatatatatttgtaatataaattattttaatttaaaaaaaaaaaagatgattaaTGTCAAATATAAGTTTTGAAATAGTATCACTTTCCAAGGCATATCCTATCGTGGACAAATCCATGGCCACgaaaaatttcttcttcttcttcttctttccagAAACCATGGCCAACAGTCTTGGCTCTTCCCATGTCCCTAACTCCCTCCATTCCGAGTCCAAGCTTCCGCCATGGACCTTCTCAAACTCTCTTCTTCTCCACTTCATTTCACTCCCAAATTCGACAAACCCCAATTTCCTAATCAATGTTTGCGGATTCCTCTCTTCCCctcatcgtcttcttcctccatcAACCGGCGCAATCCAAGATTCAAGCTCTGTGCCATCACATCATCCGCCATTTCAACCCAAGAATCCGCCAACCCGTTTCAGGTGGAGGCCGAGAGTGAATCTGGAGAGGAGAGGTTTGATTGGTATGCACAATGGTACCCGATTATGCCGATTTGCGACCTCGACAAGAGGGTGCCGCATGGCAAAACGGTAATGGGGATTGATGTGGTTGTATGGTGGGATAAGAATGAGAGTGCATGGAAGGTGTTTGATGATTTGTGTCCACATAGATTGGCTCCGTTGTCTGAAGGAAGGATTGATCAGTGGGGGAGATTGCAATGTGTTTATCATGGTTGGTGTTTTAATGGTTCTGGTGACTGTAAGTTCATCCCTCAGGCGCCTCCCGACGGTCCTCCGGTAATGAACTGATTCTAACCGTTTTTCTCGTGTGAAATGACGTTTATCTTATGTCTTTGTTGTTTACTGTTTTGGTTAAACTAGAGATTGAACATTATGGTTGTTTCATCCTATCAGTGAAATTATTCAGATGTTTctcataaaaaaagaaaagctttGAGGTTGTTTCTGTATAATGTTGAACTTTTATAGAGTTTTAATCAATCTTTGAATTGGATTTTGTCTCTGATGTTGATCTGACAATGACAATTGGTCCATTGGACTAACATTAGTTGACATAATTGAGTGATGCATGCAAAAGAGATGTCATATGCTGTTTGCTGCCACTTTATTTTGTTCAGTTTAGATTTAGTTAACAATGTTAGCGTTAATGGTAGAGATTTCATGTGGTCAAACACTTCAAAGTTTGATACGTTTCTAAAGTTAAATATAACACTTTAAAACGGAATCTTCTCATCTCATCGTATTTTGTATCTTTATAACATAGTTCCACAATACATCCGAGAAACTGTGCTTACTAAGAATCatcatttttcatttctttaaggACAAATGAGAAGAATCTAATTTTTCTCAATGGATCTATTTTATATTGTATATTACTGTAATcaaactttttttgtttttttttttaatgtttaaagTTGTATGCCTAATTTTCATTTCTACTCTATGATGAACTTGTGGGGAAAACTTTTGAAAAACGCACTAATGATTTAACTTAGATTTCAGACTTGAATTTTACCATCTGTTTCTTTCAGTGGATATTATTCTACTGGTGAATATTGTTTCTGAATCTGATGGCACATTACGATTGGAAGTGACGTATTCATAAGTTACCTAGATAGTCAAAGTTTAAGATTGTTAAGGCTCCGTTTGgtaatcattttgttttttgtttttggtttttgaaaattaagcctatTTCCTCCCTATTTTGTTTAATGATTTGCGCCCTTCTCAAGTACAATGGTTGAATTCTTTGCCAAAttccaaattccaaaaacaaGCTTTTAAAAGctgttttttttagttttcaaacttTGGCGCAAATTTTTAAACTATTAGTAAAAAGTAGATAGCAAAGAATGAAAGTTTGAGGTGGAAGCAGTGTTTATAGACTTTCATTTTcagaaacataaacaaaaaacaaaatgatgACTAAACGGGGCCTAATAGATTTAGTATTGTGGTTATATTGGTCTATTTTTAGTATTTGACATTTGGACAAGgtttgcaatttttcttttggtgATATGTTGCAGGTTCACACATCTAAAAGGGCATGTGTTGCTGTTTATCCTAGTATCGTGCAGAATGATGTGTTATGGTTTTGGCCAAATAGTGATCCTCAGTACAAAGATATTATGGTGAAGAAAAAACCCCCATACATCCCTGAACTGGATGATCCGTCATTTACCAAGTTAATCAGTAACAGAGATCTTCCCTATGGGTATGGAGTGATAAATTGTCACTATGTAGTTTTCTGCATTCTATTTAACCTTAGTTAGTCTAGTCGTTGAGGAATATGAAGGAAGTTCTGTTATATGTGGAAGAATTTGGTGTGGAAATGTGTGGATCCAACTGGCGTAGAAAAAATGTGctctttattcttttcttctctATTTCCACCAAAAGAAGATCGATGGTAAGCTGAAGATATTTAACAGAAAGACCACAttcttattcttccaagaacagTCTAAAATAGTCGCTACATAACTAATTTTCTCAGTTAAATATTGTTTCTGTTAGGTGGATCTCATTGTAAAAGACCGAACCAAAGAAGTTGAACTGTATTAGTTAACAATAAGATTGATGTATTAACAGGAGATCTAGTGCAAGAGACGACATCTCTGTTTACTCAACTACTCAGTCTTTTTGCACTTTCAGGTATGAGATTTTGACTGAGAACCTTATGGACCCAGCACATGTCCCATATGCTCATTATGGGATAATGGGAAGACAACAACCCAAGAACAGATGAGTATTTTGGGGtgaaaaaaaactatttattattccccccccccccccccccccccccccccccccatcttTAATTGGATCTGATGCCTAATATCTATGGATTTCACAGAGAAAGCAGATAGAGAAGGAGGAAAACCAATCGACATAGTTGTGAGAGACTTAAATATAAATGGTTTCATCAGTAACCAGGATCTGGGAAGTAGCCAGTTTTTTGCACCATGTGTATTTTTCACCTCTTTTAGTCTACCTTCTAAGAAAACAAATTCCAATCGCCAAGACAGTGGAGCTCTCTTATCGGGTGAAAACAATGCGGTAAGAAATCTAAACCTTCTTTGCAAGTGGGCCACGTTTATTACTCTTTTGCAATATCTAAATTTATATCTCTCCACTATTTGGTATTATCATTATTATGTATCTTCTTTGGTTGTATCAGGTTGCCCCAAACACATCTCAGAGAAAAGCGATGCTAATATTTATGTGTATTCCTGTTGGTCCGGGTAAAAGCAGATTAATATTTGTATCTCTAAGAAATTTTGCTGTATCAATTGACCGAATTATTCCAAGATGGATATTCCATGTGGGACAAAACCTCATCTTAGATTCAGATTTGTATCTTCTTCACATCGAGGTAAAGACTATCATATATTCAGCACATTTCTTGAATTTCTCGAAGTATAGATCATACTTTAACAATGGTTGAGTTATTCCCCTTCAATGTTCAGTACTTCAACTCGTTGATAATATTTGGAAGTACTGGATGGTTCAAAAGTTTAGGGAATTACTCAGTATATGATGAAACGAACTTCAAAGCTTACCCTCATTATATGTGATGGCGATAGCATTAGTGTACttgaagagaaaagaaaaacattttatgAATGAGCCCTTTTAActttttcattctctctttccttCATTTTACATTGCCGTTCAGCTGTTGGAAAAACTTCATCACACCATTAAAGATCTCTCTTCTTTTCACTGAATTGTTCTTGTACTGCACTTAATGGACATTGCTTGTTAAGCTTAAATGTTGTCTTCATTAAGTTGCTAAAAAAAATGAGGCTTTGTAAGTTCATATTCTGATATTCATCAGATAAACATTTTGAGTACATTTTTACAGGAGAGGAAGATATTGGATGTCGGCCCTTCAAATTGGCAGAAAGCTTGTTTTGTGCCAACCAAGTCAGATGCTAAAGTAGTTGCCTTCAGAAGGTGGTTGAACAGATATTCTGATGGTCAAGTTGATTGGAGAGGCAAGTTCAATGGCATTTTTCCTCCATCGCCTCCCAAGGAACAGCTAATGGATAGGTAACTCTCACAACTTTGTAATGTTAAGTGCACACTCATTCATTTCAATGCATGAGTTAGAAACTCCAATTTCTAAGAGATCGTGGATCAAATATGGAACCCATGATTTGCCTGGCTTagatataacaataataatatcgTATGAGTTTCTGATTTCAATTGTGTTTATCTGCGTGTTTAGTCAAAATACATTCAAGTTGACTTTGAAATCCAATTCATACTCTGCCGAAGTCTCATTATGTGTATGAATGAGGCTTGACATACTTCCTCTCGCTCCAATCAGAAACATGAAGATCTCTTTGATACCCATTTCCGTTATCCTTATTCATTGAAACTTGTGTGATTCAAGGGCTATTTGGGgctattttgaaattttgtctTTTGCCTACCCgaaaacatagtaaaataatGCTTGGACTACTACTTTAAGTAGTTTTTCCTTCTGTTTCATAGCTTATTTTCACAGATAATCGAACCTCTTAGAGTTATCAAATTTCatacaattatctttttatTCTCACATGCCACTCAAAAATTAAATGGTTAATCTAGAACAAAACCAAAAACTCTTTTAGATAACAACCGTTAACCAATTCCCTAACTGCACTATCGTTCATTTTCAGTCGTTAGGATTTAAACTGCCACCAGTTCCTTCAATTCTACCTATCACTTTTTGTGGCTACATAGACGTTGAGGTCTTAGTAAGAGTgttatttttttgttatgttGTATATGCTGACATTTGTAAATGAAGTGTTGAGCTAAACTAGATTCGACCATAGATTCTATTGCACTTTGGGGTTGGGAGTATATCGTCCTCACAAACCATCCTAGAATCAGTGGGTGTGACGGTTAGTGTGAGTTTCACTGCTATCAAAACTTCTACAAATGATGTGAAAATCCCATGAAGTTCCCTTCCTATCAAGTTCTTGCACTTTGTTTTATATGTCTACTAAAGTCGATATTTTTATACACAAACAAACTGAAAGTTGACGGTGGAGGGACGTTTTTCAGGTACTGGTCTCATGTGGTGAACTGCAGTAGTTGCAAGGTGGCATACAAGGGTCTGAATGCACTAGAAGTTGTGTTGCAAGTCATCTCCATTGCTTCACTTGGAATTTTTGCAGCTACAAAGCAAAGTTTGGTATCAGGAGCTGCTAGAGTTTTGATGGTGGCTATGGCTATACTCTGCTTTGCTTCTTCAAGGTGGCTTTCTCATTTCATTTACAAAAACTTCCATTTCCATGATTACAATCACGCCCTTCGATGAAATTACCATCCTGCCCTTTGGTAAGGATTCCCTCAGTTTGAAAGATTTTATAGAATGCctgctttctttctttctccctCACACAAATAGAAATTGTATAGAAAAGAACCAGATGTATGTATGCATTTATGAAAGGAAACTTAAATAATGTTATCTTTAGTTGTTGGTTAGGTATATACTATTGACTGAAAGTTAGAGGTTCACAAACATTTAATGTTGCGTTATATTGAGAAAAAAAGAGACTAGAGAAGAAAAGTCGTACGTTTTTTCCTATAAATTTCGAGTTTAATTTCAATTAGTTTGAGTTTCAGTCCTATAAGTTTCGAGTTTAGTTTCAATTAGTTTGAGTTTGAGAAAGTATCTTTTAGATACTTAGTTCCGAGTACCGAGTTTTCATATTTGATTGTAAAATTAGATCCTCGCAGAAATTAGATCTATGATCGAGTAAAAGAGAAACTTTGGTGCCGGCTGGCGTCACCCTTCCACGTGGCTTATTTTATGGTGCCACGtgttacttttatttttaaattttgttctctttcttcttcaatccatctcctctctctctctctctctctctctctcagttttctttaattttcttgatttttttcatccaaatttcaatttcacTTCTTTTTCCTTCCTTCATCTCGTAGTCGTTCTGTGTTCTTTTCTACTTGGTTTTTCTCTAATATTTTTGGACCTTTCTTTCTTGATTCCTTTCTCAATCTCCACTTCCATATAAACCCTTTTTCTTCATCATGAATTTTTACCTTTAACCTCTCTTCTTCACCGTAAAGTTGCAA
The sequence above is drawn from the Cucumis melo cultivar AY chromosome 2, USDA_Cmelo_AY_1.0, whole genome shotgun sequence genome and encodes:
- the LOC103492435 gene encoding LOW QUALITY PROTEIN: protochlorophyllide-dependent translocon component 52, chloroplastic-like (The sequence of the model RefSeq protein was modified relative to this genomic sequence to represent the inferred CDS: substituted 1 base at 1 genomic stop codon) — protein: MDLLKLSSSPLHFTPKFDKPQFPNQCLRIPLFPSSSSSSINRRNPRFKLCAITSSAISTQESANPFQVEAESESGEERFDWYAQWYPIMPICDLDKRVPHGKTVMGIDVVVWWDKNESAWKVFDDLCPHRLAPLSEGRIDQWGRLQCVYHGWCFNGSGDCKFIPQAPPDGPPVHTSKRACVAVYPSIVQNDVLWFWPNSDPQYKDIMVKKKPPYIPELDDPSFTKLISNRDLPYGYEILTENLMDPAHVPYAHYGIMGRQQPKNRXKADREGGKPIDIVVRDLNINGFISNQDLGSSQFFAPCVFFTSFSLPSKKTNSNRQDSGALLSGENNAVAPNTSQRKAMLIFMCIPVGPGKSRLIFVSLRNFAVSIDRIIPRWIFHVGQNLILDSDLYLLHIEERKILDVGPSNWQKACFVPTKSDAKVVAFRRWLNRYSDGQVDWRGKFNGIFPPSPPKEQLMDRYWSHVVNCSSCKVAYKGLNALEVVLQVISIASLGIFAATKQSLVSGAARVLMVAMAILCFASSRWLSHFIYKNFHFHDYNHALR